In Candidatus Desulfofervidus auxilii, one genomic interval encodes:
- a CDS encoding glycosyltransferase, with protein MPKITVLDMQPIAPPVGGGRLRLLGLYHALPCSTTYIGTYDWPGPGYRHHKLSSTLEEIDIPLTKEHFALHEEWKKKVGGKTVIDVGFPFMAHLSSAYVEAAIKATKKADIVIFSHPWVFPLVKDQIDWKQQLIVYDAHNCEGLLRCELLDDGNFGTELVRRVIELEYTLCHKCDLILACSHQDRLLFNNFYSVPFEKILIIPNGVFVNKITPANESLRQQCKQELGLGSKVAIFLGSEYKPNVEAVFFICNNLAPVLSEVDFVIGGSVGNALNTQYLLSKGIKNIKVTGFITEEEKVRYLHASDVAINPMFSGSGTNIKMFEFMAAGLPVVTTEIGARGIENPTGNAFKVCSKEEFSNTIKEILNDRDMWKKYSHEARRLVTEKYAWERISPFLGEILLRNLEGKHKGRPYFSIIIPTYERQHHLSNLIKKLTEQKFKDFEVIIVDQSKEHWKLPDIAKALSIYYYHTDIKGAVKARNIGLALALGKVIAFTDDDCEPYPDWLENARKYFKRQEVIGIEGLIKSEHDSNNLRCVSNEGFEGIGFMTANLFVLREMANRVNGFDETFDNPHFREDTDFAWRLLNHGKIPYARDVIVYHPPHPRNIKRESLEERAKFFEKDALLAKKHPELFIVLFKKEGHYIKTPGYWENFLKGCLKYNCMWVLENLELRGINWKDYVSIPEK; from the coding sequence ATGCCTAAAATTACTGTCCTAGACATGCAACCCATAGCTCCTCCCGTTGGAGGGGGAAGACTGAGGTTATTGGGGCTTTATCATGCCCTTCCTTGTTCAACAACTTATATTGGCACATATGATTGGCCAGGACCGGGTTACAGACACCACAAACTTTCATCTACTCTGGAAGAAATTGATATTCCTTTAACAAAAGAACATTTTGCCCTCCATGAAGAATGGAAGAAAAAAGTAGGTGGAAAGACAGTTATTGATGTAGGCTTTCCTTTTATGGCTCACTTATCTTCTGCCTATGTAGAAGCCGCTATAAAAGCGACGAAAAAAGCAGATATTGTGATTTTTTCTCACCCTTGGGTCTTTCCTTTAGTGAAAGACCAGATAGATTGGAAACAACAACTAATAGTCTACGATGCTCATAATTGTGAAGGCCTTTTACGATGTGAACTTTTAGATGATGGAAATTTTGGCACTGAACTTGTGCGGAGGGTAATAGAATTAGAATACACCCTTTGTCACAAGTGTGACCTCATTCTAGCTTGTTCTCACCAAGACCGTCTTCTATTTAATAATTTTTATAGCGTGCCCTTTGAAAAAATCCTAATTATACCTAATGGAGTATTTGTCAATAAAATAACTCCAGCTAATGAAAGCCTTCGCCAACAATGTAAGCAAGAGCTTGGATTGGGAAGCAAAGTAGCTATTTTTTTAGGGAGTGAATACAAACCCAATGTTGAGGCTGTTTTTTTCATTTGTAACAATTTAGCTCCTGTTCTTTCTGAAGTTGATTTTGTAATCGGAGGGAGCGTGGGCAATGCCCTTAATACCCAGTATCTGTTAAGTAAGGGAATAAAAAATATTAAGGTGACAGGATTTATAACAGAGGAAGAAAAAGTTCGCTATTTACATGCTTCAGATGTAGCGATTAATCCTATGTTTTCTGGGTCTGGAACCAACATCAAGATGTTTGAATTTATGGCTGCAGGGCTCCCTGTGGTAACTACCGAAATAGGGGCTAGAGGGATCGAAAATCCCACAGGCAATGCGTTTAAGGTGTGTTCCAAAGAAGAATTTTCAAACACCATTAAAGAGATATTAAATGACCGAGATATGTGGAAAAAATATAGCCATGAAGCACGGCGTTTGGTTACAGAAAAATATGCTTGGGAAAGGATATCTCCTTTTTTAGGAGAGATCTTGTTAAGAAATCTTGAAGGAAAACACAAAGGAAGACCTTATTTTTCCATTATCATCCCAACATATGAACGGCAACATCATCTATCGAATTTGATTAAAAAATTAACAGAACAGAAATTTAAGGATTTTGAAGTAATCATTGTGGATCAAAGTAAGGAGCATTGGAAGTTACCTGATATAGCTAAAGCTCTCTCTATTTATTATTACCATACCGATATTAAAGGTGCAGTAAAGGCTAGAAATATCGGGCTGGCTTTAGCTTTAGGGAAAGTGATTGCCTTTACCGATGATGATTGTGAACCTTACCCGGATTGGCTCGAAAATGCCCGCAAGTATTTTAAAAGACAGGAAGTCATTGGAATAGAAGGACTGATTAAATCTGAACATGATTCAAATAATCTAAGATGTGTGAGTAATGAAGGGTTTGAGGGGATCGGTTTTATGACTGCTAACTTATTTGTGCTTCGGGAGATGGCCAACCGGGTTAATGGCTTTGATGAAACATTTGATAACCCCCATTTCCGTGAAGATACAGATTTTGCCTGGAGATTGCTTAATCACGGAAAGATTCCCTACGCTAGGGATGTTATAGTCTATCACCCTCCTCATCCGAGAAATATAAAGAGAGAATCACTAGAAGAGCGGGCTAAATTTTTTGAAAAAGACGCCCTATTAGCCAAAAAGCACCCTGAGCTTTTTATTGTCCTCTTTAAAAAAGAAGGACATTACATTAAGACACCAGGATATTGGGAAAACTTTTTAAAGGGCTGTCTTAAATATAATTGTATGTGGGTTTTAGAAAATTTAGAGCTACGGGGGATAAATTGGAAAGATTATGTATCTATACCAGAAAAATAA
- a CDS encoding glycosyltransferase family 4 protein, with product MKIAVVTPKSVTGETGGAENFYEGLVTNFKKRGYEVDQINVLVDESSFDKILEAYCRCFYLDLNNYDLVISTKAPTYMVRHPNHVSYLLHTIRVFYDMFDLEFDSEDKEKIKQRKLIHKLDKYGLHPSRVKRHFVNGSEVYKRMRKIDSFWNAVNFEVLYHPPHLEGFKEPEEGEFIFLPGRLHRWKRVDLVIEAMKYIKHNVKLIITGEGEDEGKFKKLAKGDKRIKFLGNISQEQLIELYSKAIVVPFVPINEDYGLITIEAFKSKKPVITCIDSGEPACIVKDSINGFIVEPNPQKIAEKINYLIENPKEAKKMGEEGFKAVKEITWDNVINKLLKLAPGNQQVVPHSELILVKKSSQVNVDEILEKIRNEIIHRREAQTKKNNQNFTYDLNWQPIEVAISQAQQHAAVGRTIPGFRRHNKLKRFVFRQITKVINYVALPITRMQVFYNQAIIEAIYGLKESIQKIHGEFTRTHRKLAEINELKRECRELKQRLMSCEKQVKQLLDKINRHSDKSN from the coding sequence ATGAAAATAGCAGTCGTTACTCCAAAGTCAGTAACAGGCGAAACAGGAGGTGCAGAAAATTTTTATGAAGGTTTAGTTACAAATTTCAAAAAAAGGGGATATGAGGTTGATCAAATAAATGTCCTTGTGGATGAATCGAGTTTTGATAAAATTTTGGAAGCATATTGTAGATGCTTTTATTTAGATTTAAATAATTATGATTTGGTCATTTCCACAAAAGCGCCCACTTATATGGTAAGACATCCCAATCATGTTTCATACCTTTTACACACAATTAGGGTATTTTATGATATGTTTGATCTAGAATTTGATTCAGAGGATAAGGAAAAAATCAAGCAAAGAAAATTAATCCATAAATTAGATAAATATGGTTTACATCCTTCAAGGGTAAAAAGACACTTTGTTAACGGAAGTGAAGTGTATAAAAGGATGAGGAAAATAGATAGTTTTTGGAATGCCGTTAACTTCGAGGTATTATATCATCCCCCTCATTTAGAAGGATTCAAAGAGCCCGAAGAAGGTGAATTTATCTTCCTCCCTGGAAGATTGCACCGATGGAAAAGAGTAGACTTAGTTATAGAAGCAATGAAGTATATAAAACATAATGTAAAATTAATTATTACAGGGGAAGGAGAAGATGAAGGGAAATTTAAAAAATTAGCCAAAGGGGATAAAAGAATAAAATTCTTAGGGAATATATCCCAAGAGCAATTAATAGAATTATATTCTAAAGCAATTGTTGTTCCATTCGTTCCCATAAACGAAGATTATGGATTGATAACCATAGAGGCATTTAAAAGTAAGAAACCTGTAATTACTTGTATAGATTCTGGAGAACCTGCTTGCATTGTTAAAGATAGTATAAATGGATTTATAGTAGAGCCTAATCCTCAAAAAATTGCTGAAAAAATCAATTATCTTATTGAAAATCCTAAAGAAGCAAAAAAAATGGGAGAGGAGGGTTTTAAAGCAGTTAAGGAGATAACTTGGGATAATGTGATAAACAAACTGTTAAAACTCGCTCCTGGGAATCAGCAGGTTGTTCCCCATTCAGAGTTAATTTTGGTAAAGAAATCTTCTCAAGTAAATGTGGATGAAATTTTAGAAAAAATTAGAAATGAAATAATTCATAGAAGAGAGGCACAAACCAAGAAAAATAACCAAAACTTCACTTATGACCTTAACTGGCAACCAATAGAAGTGGCAATTTCTCAAGCCCAACAACATGCTGCAGTTGGGAGAACTATACCAGGTTTCCGCAGGCATAATAAGCTCAAACGTTTTGTATTCAGACAGATTACAAAGGTGATTAATTATGTAGCCTTACCAATTACACGAATGCAGGTATTTTATAACCAAGCAATTATAGAAGCTATTTATGGATTGAAAGAGAGTATTCAAAAAATACATGGGGAATTCACTAGAACGCACAGGAAGTTAGCCGAAATAAACGAATTAAAAAGAGAATGCAGAGAGCTTAAACAAAGGCTAATGTCATGTGAAAAACAAGTAAAACAGTTATTAGATAAAATAAATAGACATAGTGATAAAAGCAATTAA
- a CDS encoding methyltransferase domain-containing protein yields the protein MIEMDDLSVEEIMERIRRKLETQRETLKKEQLRPSEKEQFEADLAKETYEMEDFLKYHDKDFIYFAYKAILKREPDPSGYNNYLFKLRNGELDKVDIVVSLCKSLEGRAKGTKVKNINFYYIKCGIKRIPVISYFLKWLNLFLKLPKVIKNLEVENKYYYGNLRDYLEKISREVQFKIREIETKVSDLSHKVTEEGKEVLNKLADLELKSSEVVDKLKELEVKEIPKILEVDKESYLSRAIDSSHLSYPELTQKGQDKDVFFYLFENVFRGEPKDIKERQRYYLKYVLEVAKNTQGEIFLDAGCGRGEFLELLQENNIPYLGVEINEFETNFLKQKGLNVKNSDILEYLSNTNKNLMGISCFQVIEHLDITYLKKFVELAYKRIAKHGIIILESVNPHCPFALSRFYMDLTHIRPYPPETIKFLLEWYGFREVKIIFSAPVAENIRSRELCMNYQDYAVIGKKI from the coding sequence ATGATAGAGATGGATGATTTGAGTGTAGAAGAGATTATGGAAAGAATAAGGAGAAAATTGGAGACACAAAGGGAAACTCTCAAAAAAGAACAGTTACGACCCTCAGAGAAAGAACAATTTGAAGCAGATTTAGCTAAAGAAACATATGAAATGGAAGATTTTTTAAAATATCATGACAAAGATTTTATTTACTTTGCATATAAGGCCATTTTAAAAAGAGAACCTGATCCTTCAGGATATAATAATTATCTTTTTAAATTGAGAAATGGAGAATTAGATAAAGTAGATATTGTAGTGAGTTTATGTAAATCACTAGAGGGAAGAGCTAAGGGGACAAAGGTAAAAAATATAAATTTTTATTATATTAAATGTGGGATTAAGAGAATCCCGGTCATCTCTTACTTTCTTAAATGGTTAAATCTTTTTTTAAAATTACCTAAGGTAATAAAAAATTTAGAAGTAGAAAATAAATATTACTATGGCAATTTAAGAGATTATTTGGAAAAAATAAGTAGAGAAGTTCAATTTAAAATCCGTGAAATAGAGACAAAAGTGAGTGATTTATCCCATAAGGTGACGGAAGAAGGCAAAGAAGTTTTAAATAAATTAGCTGACCTAGAACTTAAATCAAGTGAGGTGGTAGACAAATTAAAAGAATTGGAAGTTAAAGAGATTCCAAAAATTTTGGAGGTCGATAAAGAATCCTATTTATCTAGAGCAATTGATTCTTCTCATTTATCTTATCCTGAACTTACACAAAAGGGGCAGGATAAAGATGTATTTTTTTATCTGTTTGAAAATGTGTTCAGAGGAGAGCCAAAAGATATTAAAGAACGGCAGAGATATTATTTAAAATATGTTTTGGAAGTAGCTAAAAATACCCAGGGAGAAATTTTTTTAGATGCTGGATGTGGTAGGGGAGAATTCTTGGAACTCTTACAAGAAAATAACATTCCCTATCTAGGCGTAGAAATAAATGAATTTGAGACAAATTTTTTAAAGCAAAAAGGGTTAAATGTCAAAAATTCAGATATTTTAGAATATTTATCTAACACTAATAAAAACTTAATGGGTATTTCTTGTTTTCAAGTAATAGAACACTTAGATATCACTTACTTAAAGAAATTTGTAGAATTAGCTTATAAAAGGATTGCTAAGCATGGTATAATTATTCTAGAATCGGTCAACCCTCACTGTCCCTTTGCCCTTTCCCGATTTTATATGGATCTTACTCATATAAGACCATACCCACCAGAGACCATAAAATTCCTTTTAGAATGGTATGGATTTAGGGAGGTAAAAATTATATTTTCTGCCCCAGTGGCGGAAAATATAAGGTCTAGGGAATTGTGTATGAATTATCAAGATTATGCAGTGATAGGGAAGAAGATATAG
- a CDS encoding ABC transporter ATP-binding protein has translation MQPLITLNNVYKSFSLKSHFKGGIKQFLFHFPTVWQEIRHNRHFEVLKGISFSIYPGETFGIIGRNGSGKSTTLGLIAGVLRPDKGEIVVKGRVSALLELGAGFHPDLTGFENIILNGVLLGLTKKEIKSKIEKIIEFSELGQFIYEPIRSYSDGMLARLGFSVAIHVEPQILLIDEILAVGDISFQKRCLEKIMEFKKKKVTIVFVSHGLADVERICDRVALLNNGRLIHIGTPKDTIKKYVQLMECSDDRDG, from the coding sequence ATGCAGCCTTTGATTACCTTGAATAATGTTTACAAAAGCTTTTCTTTAAAGTCTCACTTTAAAGGGGGGATAAAACAATTTCTTTTCCATTTTCCCACTGTTTGGCAAGAGATAAGACACAACCGTCATTTTGAAGTCCTTAAAGGAATTTCTTTTAGTATTTATCCAGGAGAAACCTTTGGTATTATAGGCCGTAATGGCTCTGGTAAGAGCACTACTTTGGGTCTTATTGCTGGGGTGTTAAGGCCTGATAAAGGAGAAATTGTAGTTAAAGGTCGAGTTTCTGCCCTCTTAGAATTAGGAGCAGGATTCCATCCTGATTTGACGGGGTTTGAGAATATTATTTTAAATGGAGTTTTATTAGGATTGACTAAAAAGGAAATAAAATCCAAAATAGAAAAAATTATAGAGTTTTCGGAGTTAGGGCAATTTATTTATGAACCCATAAGGAGTTATTCTGATGGAATGCTAGCCCGTTTGGGTTTTTCAGTAGCTATCCATGTAGAGCCTCAAATACTGCTTATTGATGAAATTTTGGCTGTAGGGGATATAAGTTTTCAAAAAAGATGTTTAGAAAAAATAATGGAATTTAAAAAAAAGAAGGTAACTATTGTGTTTGTCAGTCATGGTTTAGCAGATGTAGAGAGAATTTGTGACAGAGTAGCCTTGTTAAATAATGGTAGATTGATACATATAGGAACACCTAAAGACACCATTAAAAAATACGTCCAATTAATGGAATGCAGTGATGATAGAGATGGATGA
- a CDS encoding ABC transporter permease, with translation MIFGFDIQKWLYYKDLIWVLTAKEVKIRYKSTIFGFLWSIANPLCFALVFFVAFKIFMRLQIPNYIAFLLSGLFPWQWFANSVNTSPTVFVSNASLIKKVKFPRISLPLAVVGNNLVHFLLSIPVLILVLIAHKIYPFSFKWIIGIIFLSFLTSLMIIGFSLIISSLNLFFRDLEHITMILTNLVFYCTPIIYSETMIPQRFRVFLFLNPLSPIIISWQKLFMEDAFSAEMVLVGSIWAVFVFFLGFVVYKNLEPKFAEVI, from the coding sequence ATGATTTTTGGCTTTGATATACAAAAATGGCTTTATTATAAAGATTTAATCTGGGTTTTAACTGCTAAGGAAGTAAAAATAAGATATAAAAGTACCATTTTTGGTTTCCTATGGTCCATTGCCAATCCTCTTTGTTTTGCTTTAGTGTTTTTTGTAGCCTTTAAGATTTTTATGCGTCTTCAAATTCCTAATTACATTGCCTTCCTTTTAAGTGGCCTTTTTCCTTGGCAATGGTTTGCCAACTCGGTTAATACTTCTCCTACTGTTTTTGTAAGTAATGCTAGTCTGATAAAAAAGGTAAAATTCCCACGTATTTCGTTACCTCTGGCAGTAGTGGGAAACAATTTAGTCCATTTTTTACTTTCCATTCCTGTCCTTATTTTGGTGCTTATTGCTCATAAAATATACCCCTTTTCTTTTAAATGGATTATAGGAATTATCTTTTTATCTTTTCTTACTTCTTTAATGATTATTGGTTTCTCTTTAATAATTTCTTCTTTAAACCTATTTTTTCGGGATTTAGAACACATAACCATGATTCTCACTAATTTGGTGTTTTATTGCACTCCTATTATTTATTCTGAAACCATGATACCCCAACGTTTTAGGGTATTTCTTTTCCTAAATCCTCTTTCTCCTATTATTATAAGTTGGCAAAAATTGTTTATGGAAGATGCCTTTTCTGCTGAAATGGTATTAGTGGGCTCAATCTGGGCGGTGTTCGTTTTCTTTTTGGGGTTTGTAGTTTATAAAAACCTAGAGCCTAAATTTGCCGAAGTGATATAA
- a CDS encoding dTDP-glucose 4,6-dehydratase, producing MKNREKTILITGGAGFIGSHFVEYVFNHHPNWKIVVLDALTYAGHLRNIPEHVLKSKRFEFWYGNIADRALVFELVKNADIVVHMAAESHVARSLFDDLKFFETDVLGTQSVASAVVKCKDNLEVFVHISTSEVYGTAVEVPMSEMHPLNPTTPYASAKCAADRLVYSYIITYEIPGIILRPFNNYGPRQHLEKVIPRFIVRALKNKPLIIHGTGENTRDWTFVTDCCEAIDGVINAPKEKVIGQIFNIGTGKEVSIKEIAQFVKKFTDSSSPIQHISDRPGQVKRHISNNQKIQNIINWQPCISFEEGLKKTIEWYKKHPEWWEDMDWMLNLPYKTWNGHDFWL from the coding sequence ATGAAAAACAGGGAAAAGACCATTTTAATCACAGGTGGTGCAGGTTTTATTGGTAGTCACTTTGTAGAGTATGTTTTTAATCACCATCCTAATTGGAAGATTGTAGTTTTAGATGCCCTCACTTATGCAGGTCATTTAAGAAATATCCCTGAGCATGTTTTGAAAAGCAAAAGGTTTGAATTCTGGTATGGTAATATTGCAGATAGAGCCCTGGTTTTTGAATTGGTTAAAAATGCTGATATAGTAGTGCATATGGCAGCCGAGTCTCATGTAGCTCGGTCCCTGTTTGATGATTTGAAGTTTTTTGAAACAGACGTTCTAGGCACACAAAGTGTAGCCAGTGCAGTGGTAAAATGTAAAGACAATCTAGAGGTTTTTGTGCATATTTCTACTTCTGAAGTATATGGAACAGCGGTAGAAGTGCCTATGTCTGAAATGCATCCTTTAAATCCTACTACTCCTTATGCCAGTGCCAAATGCGCAGCTGATAGATTGGTTTATTCTTATATTATTACTTATGAAATTCCAGGTATAATATTGAGACCATTTAATAACTATGGCCCTAGGCAACATCTAGAAAAAGTGATTCCTAGGTTTATTGTGCGGGCGTTGAAAAACAAACCCTTAATTATTCATGGAACAGGAGAAAATACCCGCGATTGGACATTTGTTACTGATTGTTGCGAGGCTATAGATGGAGTGATTAATGCCCCTAAAGAAAAAGTGATAGGACAAATATTTAATATTGGAACAGGGAAAGAAGTATCCATAAAAGAGATTGCCCAATTTGTAAAAAAATTTACTGATTCTTCTTCTCCAATTCAACATATTTCTGATCGCCCAGGGCAGGTGAAAAGGCACATTTCTAATAACCAGAAGATTCAAAATATTATTAATTGGCAGCCTTGTATTTCCTTTGAAGAGGGTCTTAAAAAGACCATCGAGTGGTATAAAAAACATCCTGAGTGGTGGGAAGATATGGATTGGATGCTTAACTTGCCTTATAAAACCTGGAATGGACATGATTTTTGGCTTTGA
- a CDS encoding AAA family ATPase, translating into MQVKNTEIPSQKELEREINQYLSRKYGDRVRVISAPFIQPKVEKKQEKSFAERILSKINFNLKPQELIAYLDQYVVKQEAAKAILATKICTHFNRIKYWLKHRRNTLNRINYIKNNILMIGPTGVGKTFMIKLIAQKLGVPFVKGDATKFSETGYVGGDIEDLVRELVHQADDDIELAQFGIIYIDEIDKIASSGNFLGPDVSRTGVQRALLKPMEETEVDLKTPFDPISQLETIEHYRRTGKKERLVINTRHILFIMSGAFNGLEDIVKQRLHQQEIGFGANITSKKEKKSYLPYVKAEDLIKYGFESEFIGRLPVIAVFERLETEDLYQILKNPNSVVVNAKKQDFRAYDIDLVFEDQAFTFFAQKAAEEGTGARALVSVLERTLLPFEKTLPSTEVKKLVITKEVAANPKQALCEILKGDWKTTITKRFEQALEAEKSHLRQVITAKGKELAAQYNLHLTPQRIEVIVNEYEKFGYDLDFAFQEMARYIHQIRIFVQDFQRETGLTCQLSEEAQDKLLTQAIVEGRDIMVLCQNIIQNLEFGLKVIREKTGQSSFEITLDALDNPEGYVRRLIREFYGKNV; encoded by the coding sequence ATGCAGGTTAAAAATACGGAAATACCTTCCCAAAAGGAGTTAGAAAGAGAGATAAATCAATACTTATCTAGAAAATATGGGGACCGAGTGCGAGTTATTTCAGCTCCTTTCATACAACCTAAGGTAGAAAAAAAACAGGAGAAGTCCTTTGCTGAGCGCATTCTTTCTAAAATTAACTTTAACTTAAAACCCCAAGAACTTATTGCCTATCTGGATCAATATGTAGTAAAACAGGAAGCAGCTAAGGCCATCTTAGCAACCAAGATTTGTACTCATTTCAACCGCATTAAATATTGGCTTAAACACCGTAGAAACACTTTAAATCGTATAAACTATATCAAAAATAATATCTTAATGATTGGCCCCACTGGAGTAGGTAAAACTTTTATGATTAAACTAATTGCTCAAAAGTTAGGGGTGCCTTTTGTCAAGGGAGATGCCACTAAATTTAGTGAAACAGGTTACGTAGGTGGAGATATAGAAGATTTAGTGAGAGAATTAGTCCATCAGGCTGATGACGATATAGAATTAGCCCAATTTGGCATTATTTATATTGATGAAATAGATAAGATTGCTTCCAGTGGGAACTTTTTAGGCCCAGATGTTTCTCGGACCGGAGTTCAGCGGGCATTGCTAAAACCCATGGAGGAAACAGAAGTGGACTTAAAAACCCCTTTTGACCCCATATCTCAGTTAGAAACCATTGAACATTATCGCCGGACTGGGAAAAAGGAACGATTAGTGATTAATACTCGTCATATCCTGTTTATTATGAGTGGGGCCTTTAATGGGTTAGAAGATATTGTTAAGCAACGCTTGCATCAACAAGAAATAGGGTTTGGAGCTAATATTACTTCTAAGAAAGAGAAAAAAAGTTATTTACCTTATGTAAAGGCAGAAGATTTAATCAAATATGGTTTTGAGTCGGAATTTATAGGTCGTTTACCAGTAATTGCTGTTTTTGAAAGATTAGAAACAGAAGACCTTTATCAGATTTTAAAAAATCCTAATAGTGTAGTAGTTAATGCCAAAAAACAGGACTTCCGCGCTTATGATATTGACCTAGTGTTTGAAGACCAGGCCTTTACCTTCTTTGCCCAAAAAGCGGCTGAAGAAGGAACAGGAGCGCGGGCATTGGTAAGTGTATTAGAAAGGACTTTATTACCATTTGAAAAAACACTTCCTTCCACAGAAGTGAAAAAATTAGTGATTACTAAAGAAGTAGCAGCTAATCCTAAACAAGCCTTATGTGAAATTCTGAAAGGGGATTGGAAAACTACTATAACAAAAAGGTTTGAACAGGCATTAGAAGCTGAAAAATCACATCTCCGTCAGGTAATCACAGCCAAAGGAAAAGAGCTCGCTGCCCAATATAATTTACATTTAACCCCTCAAAGAATAGAAGTGATTGTGAATGAATATGAAAAATTTGGTTATGACTTGGACTTTGCCTTTCAAGAGATGGCTAGATATATTCACCAAATAAGAATATTCGTTCAAGACTTCCAGAGAGAAACAGGATTAACATGCCAATTGTCAGAAGAAGCACAAGATAAACTTTTAACTCAAGCTATTGTTGAGGGTAGAGATATAATGGTGCTTTGTCAAAATATCATTCAAAATCTGGAATTTGGTTTAAAGGTAATTAGAGAAAAAACAGGGCAGTCTAGTTTTGAGATTACACTGGATGCCCTGGATAATCCTGAAGGATACGTGAGGAGATTAATTAGAGAGTTTTATGGGAAAAATGTATAG